The proteins below come from a single Pelecanus crispus isolate bPelCri1 chromosome 19, bPelCri1.pri, whole genome shotgun sequence genomic window:
- the SCN3B gene encoding LOW QUALITY PROTEIN: sodium channel regulatory subunit beta-3 (The sequence of the model RefSeq protein was modified relative to this genomic sequence to represent the inferred CDS: inserted 2 bases in 1 codon) — protein MPAAGRAPRPGWAGLRAAVAGRGRQGTLRAPGPLPAATCCSRSCPGPRPCPWCCXRSPAPARPAAAARPRPPLAGASRAAARGLRSWLGTMAALPRLVGASAVVLVLWAGFCSAVCVEVPSETEAVQGTHMKLLCISCMKREEVTANTVVEWFYRTEDGKDEPIYEYRKRNHEFASRFSGRLQWNGSKDMQDVSITVLNVTLNDSGIYTCNITREFEFEIHRPLFTSSRVIHLTVVEEAGEDFTSVISEIMMYILLVFLTLWLLIEMVYCYRKVSKAEEAAQENATDYLAIPSENKENCAVPVEE, from the exons ATGCCTGCCGCgggccgtgccccccgcccgggctgggccgggctccGCGCAGCCGTCGCCGGCCGCGGCAGGCAGGGAA CGCTGCGCGCTCCCGGGCCGCTGCCCGCGGCCACCTGCTGCTCC cggagctgtCCGGGGCCGCGGCCCTGTCCGTGGtgctg ccgcagcccggcccccgcccgccccgccgccgccgcccgccctcgccccccccTCGCCGGCGCATCCCGGGCGGCGGCCCGAGGC CTCCGCTCCTGGCTCGGAACAATGGCTGCGCTGCCAAGGCTGGTTGGTGCGTCTGCGGTCGTGTTGGTGCTCTGGG CTGGTTTTTGTTCTGCAGTATGTGTTGAAGTTCCATCGGAGACAGAGGCTGTCCAAGGAACGCACATGAAGCTGCTCTGCATCTCCTGCATGAAGAGGGAAGAGGTCACAGCCAACACAGTGGTGGAATGGTTCTACAGGACGGAGGATGGAAAAGATGAACCT ATCTACGAgtacaggaaaagaaaccatGAATTTGCAAGCCGCTTCAGCGGTCGGTTACAGTGGAACGGGAGTAAAGACATGCAGGATGTATCCATCACCGTGTTAAACGTGACCTTGAATGATTCGGGCATCTACACCTGTAACATCACCCGGGAGTTTGAGTTCGAGATTCACCGACCTCTCTTCACAAGCTCCAGAGTGATCCACCTCACCGTGGTGGAGGAGG CTGGAGAAGACTTCACCTCGGTCATCTCTGAAATCATGATGTATATTCTGCTGGTCTTCCTCACCTTGTGGCTACTGATAGAAATGGTCTATTGCTACAGGAAAGTCTCTAAGGCAGAGGAGGCTGCCCAGGAAAACGC GACAGACTATCTTGCGATTCCatcagaaaacaaggaaaactgtGCCGTGCCTGTGGAGGAATAG